In Desulfovibrio sp. 86, the following proteins share a genomic window:
- a CDS encoding ERF family protein, protein MHEYQSENITDLAKALLCVQRTVQPATKDAENPFTKSWYASLNSVMDACRDALIENGIWLCQYPVPVEQPNSLGLVTKLTHAESGQWQSSLAVVPLPKADPQGMGSAITYARRYALTAMLGMVTEDDDGEGAKNGKKSSTRPKLPTIASESQKVRQRDPSITNSISTPSNRPSASLESLPPLEGVTYQQVTAQDGRPCIIATGNTQAKKELLTGSGFRWNPQRKLWWKYVDAA, encoded by the coding sequence ATGCACGAATACCAATCAGAAAACATTACCGATTTGGCTAAGGCCCTGCTCTGCGTACAACGAACCGTTCAACCTGCTACAAAAGACGCTGAAAATCCCTTCACCAAAAGCTGGTACGCCAGCCTCAACAGCGTCATGGACGCCTGCCGTGATGCGCTCATCGAAAATGGCATCTGGCTGTGCCAGTATCCTGTGCCTGTGGAACAGCCCAACTCCTTAGGGCTGGTTACCAAGCTGACACATGCAGAGTCTGGCCAGTGGCAAAGCTCTCTTGCTGTGGTTCCTTTGCCCAAGGCCGACCCGCAGGGCATGGGATCGGCAATTACTTATGCTCGCCGCTACGCGTTAACCGCCATGTTGGGCATGGTAACCGAAGATGACGATGGCGAAGGGGCTAAAAATGGCAAAAAATCGTCTACACGGCCTAAATTGCCCACAATCGCCTCTGAATCGCAAAAAGTCCGACAACGCGACCCATCCATCACGAACAGTATTTCAACCCCTTCAAATCGCCCGTCAGCCAGCCTTGAAAGCCTTCCACCGCTTGAAGGTGTCACCTACCAGCAGGTTACCGCTCAGGACGGACGACCGTGCATCATTGCCACCGGCAACACGCAGGCCAAAAAGGAATTACTGACTGGTTCGGGCTTCCGCTGGAATCCGCAGAGAAAATTGTGGTGGAAGTATGTTGATGCCGCATAG